The following are encoded in a window of Methanobacteriales archaeon HGW-Methanobacteriales-1 genomic DNA:
- a CDS encoding sortase, whose protein sequence is MKLSTIFIIAGMFIISLYCLIDVSYYASQIEVENNLTNVPMVSIPSIDVQQKINNKSVSYGVYHEPESSDPGDGTAIIFGHRTLYGSPFYSLDKLKNGSSVFLDWPGIGNVEYIVNRSFVVSASYRISVEQGQKLFLITCTPIGSDAQRLIVETDFKKISPFQKTSTQDNPKSYYGLLIIIGFLVAGLTLTYFYPVEDDKIILLLITIGLTLFLTLGYIFPIPAEFISSQITSINNIFGI, encoded by the coding sequence ATGAAACTATCAACTATTTTTATCATAGCCGGGATGTTTATCATCTCTCTTTATTGTTTAATTGATGTGAGTTACTATGCCTCTCAAATTGAGGTTGAAAATAATCTAACTAATGTCCCCATGGTTTCTATTCCATCAATTGATGTCCAGCAAAAAATAAATAATAAATCCGTATCGTATGGTGTTTACCACGAACCAGAATCATCTGACCCCGGGGATGGTACAGCAATTATATTTGGTCATAGAACACTTTATGGTTCCCCTTTTTACAGTTTAGATAAGTTGAAAAATGGTAGCAGCGTATTTTTAGATTGGCCTGGAATAGGGAATGTAGAATATATTGTAAACCGATCTTTTGTGGTGTCTGCATCTTATCGAATTTCAGTAGAACAGGGTCAAAAATTATTTTTAATAACTTGTACTCCTATTGGATCAGATGCACAGCGGTTAATTGTAGAAACTGATTTTAAAAAAATAAGCCCATTCCAAAAAACTAGCACCCAGGATAATCCTAAAAGTTACTATGGATTACTAATAATCATAGGATTTTTAGTAGCTGGATTGACATTAACCTATTTTTATCCGGTCGAAGATGACAAAATAATTCTATTATTGATAACCATAGGGTTAACGTTATTTTTAACATTAGGATACATATTTCCAATTCCAGCAGAATTTATTTCATCCCAAATAACAAGTATAAATAATATTTTTGGAATTTAA
- a CDS encoding dihydroneopterin aldolase codes for MEPTKAIDVDAKYFSNISHRERAIFEGGISMGALFHQFIGTPVSIKSAEILEKSMEKSLELQPCINRVTVKINREKLEELNTQFDYVSLSGDMLDVKIVSEFKGILAQVRMKYQEDLKYPLMYIEQIS; via the coding sequence ATGGAACCCACAAAAGCCATTGATGTCGATGCAAAATACTTTAGCAATATTTCACACCGAGAACGGGCCATATTTGAAGGTGGTATAAGCATGGGTGCGCTTTTTCATCAGTTTATTGGAACTCCCGTGAGTATTAAAAGTGCTGAAATACTGGAAAAGTCCATGGAAAAATCTCTTGAATTGCAACCCTGCATAAATAGGGTCACCGTCAAAATAAATAGAGAAAAATTAGAAGAACTGAACACCCAGTTTGATTATGTTTCACTAAGTGGAGATATGCTAGATGTGAAGATTGTATCGGAATTTAAAGGAATCCTAGCACAAGTAAGAATGAAATATCAAGAAGATCTAAAATATCCACTCATGTATATAGAGCAAATTAGCTGA
- a CDS encoding ferredoxin: MIKLDPNLCKGCSICTEFCPKNVYEDSKTPDKRGVRIPVPKNQDKCTQCNLCALMCPDQAIKVDEKDE; this comes from the coding sequence ATGATTAAATTAGACCCAAACTTATGCAAGGGATGCAGTATATGCACAGAGTTTTGTCCAAAAAACGTTTATGAAGATTCTAAAACGCCAGACAAACGAGGAGTACGCATTCCTGTCCCTAAAAACCAAGACAAATGTACACAATGTAATTTATGTGCATTAATGTGTCCAGACCAAGCTATAAAGGTGGATGAAAAAGATGAGTGA
- a CDS encoding 2-oxoglutarate synthase subunit alpha, whose product MSEEYFIQGNEACARGAIKAGCKFFAGYPITPSTEIAEDLALFLPKEGGAFIQMEDEIGALGAVIGAIWSGVKGMTATSGPGFSLMQEHIGYAAMTETPLVIVNVQRGSPSTGQPTMASQSDMMQARWGSHGDYEIIALSPSSVQECFDFTVEAFNLAEKYRVPVFVMGDETVGHMREKISIPDTVEIVPREMPEEPKEEFLPYKAKETGTSKMPPFGEGYNLHITGLTHNEQGYPDTSSPIDHSKLVKRLCNKILKNRNDIVRVREEFCEDADVILISYGGPSRSVATAVKKARAEGIKAGYMKIDTPWPFPEDHIKKAAKTAKKLIVIEMNLGQMFYEVQRVASGNAEVELMGKIGGEIHKPLEILEKIEKSV is encoded by the coding sequence ATGAGTGAAGAATATTTCATTCAGGGAAATGAGGCCTGCGCCCGAGGAGCTATAAAAGCAGGTTGTAAGTTTTTTGCAGGGTATCCCATAACACCCTCAACAGAAATAGCGGAAGACTTGGCATTATTCTTGCCTAAAGAAGGTGGGGCTTTTATTCAGATGGAAGATGAAATAGGTGCTCTTGGAGCAGTTATTGGGGCCATTTGGAGTGGAGTTAAAGGAATGACCGCCACGTCGGGCCCTGGATTCTCCCTAATGCAAGAACATATAGGATATGCTGCCATGACCGAAACGCCATTAGTAATAGTAAACGTTCAAAGAGGTTCTCCATCTACGGGACAGCCTACCATGGCATCTCAAAGTGATATGATGCAGGCTCGCTGGGGTTCCCATGGAGACTACGAAATTATTGCCCTATCCCCTTCATCAGTTCAAGAATGCTTTGATTTTACTGTAGAAGCATTCAATTTAGCAGAAAAGTATAGAGTTCCCGTTTTTGTAATGGGAGATGAAACTGTAGGTCATATGCGGGAAAAAATAAGCATACCGGATACCGTTGAAATAGTTCCTCGTGAAATGCCCGAAGAACCAAAAGAAGAATTTTTACCCTACAAAGCAAAAGAGACTGGAACATCTAAAATGCCACCATTTGGTGAAGGTTATAATCTACATATTACGGGTCTTACTCATAACGAACAAGGTTATCCGGATACATCAAGCCCTATAGATCATTCAAAGCTCGTAAAAAGGCTTTGTAACAAAATATTAAAAAATAGAAACGATATTGTTCGGGTGCGAGAAGAATTCTGTGAGGATGCAGATGTTATATTAATTTCTTATGGTGGCCCATCACGTTCTGTGGCTACTGCAGTAAAAAAAGCACGTGCTGAAGGAATTAAAGCAGGTTATATGAAAATAGATACTCCTTGGCCATTTCCCGAAGACCATATCAAAAAAGCAGCTAAAACCGCGAAAAAATTAATAGTAATTGAAATGAATCTAGGTCAAATGTTTTATGAAGTCCAAAGAGTGGCTTCCGGAAACGCTGAAGTTGAATTAATGGGTAAAATAGGTGGGGAAATACACAAACCTCTAGAAATTTTAGAGAAGATAGAAAAGAGTGTTTGA
- a CDS encoding 2-oxoglutarate synthase: MEEKNESPFMKYMRKDRLPHIFCAGCGNGIVLNTFFKGMEMAEVDFDTIALVSGIGCSSRIPGYVKCDSLHTTHGRPISFATGLKLGNPDLNVVLFTGDGDAASIGGNHLIHGARRNINLTVICINNSIYGMTGGQISPTSPQGSYGSTAPYGAFERPFKLSELVSTAGATYVARWTTAHALQLANAIKKGLANDGFSFIEVISQCPTYFGRKNKLKTPLDMMRWMNDSSINKRKADQMSVEELEGKIIVGEFVNEPQPEFSNELYHLIEEKYGQKSQAAKSAYRED, from the coding sequence ATGGAAGAAAAAAATGAAAGTCCTTTTATGAAGTATATGAGAAAGGATAGACTTCCACACATTTTTTGTGCCGGATGTGGTAATGGTATAGTTCTAAATACCTTTTTTAAGGGCATGGAAATGGCAGAAGTTGACTTTGACACCATAGCTCTGGTTTCAGGAATAGGATGTTCCTCCAGAATACCAGGATATGTGAAATGTGATTCCCTCCATACAACCCATGGAAGGCCAATATCATTTGCTACTGGATTAAAACTTGGAAATCCAGACCTTAATGTAGTTTTATTTACTGGTGATGGTGATGCAGCATCTATTGGTGGAAATCATCTTATTCACGGAGCTAGGAGAAATATAAATCTCACAGTAATCTGCATAAATAACAGCATTTATGGGATGACTGGTGGACAAATAAGTCCTACATCCCCCCAAGGTAGTTATGGTAGTACTGCACCTTATGGTGCATTTGAAAGACCATTTAAGCTTTCTGAGTTAGTTTCAACTGCAGGAGCTACTTATGTGGCACGATGGACAACTGCTCATGCCTTACAGTTAGCAAACGCCATTAAAAAAGGCTTGGCCAATGATGGATTCTCATTTATAGAAGTAATTTCTCAGTGTCCTACTTATTTTGGTCGGAAAAACAAATTAAAAACACCATTGGATATGATGCGCTGGATGAATGATAGCAGCATAAACAAAAGAAAAGCTGATCAAATGAGTGTGGAAGAACTGGAAGGGAAAATAATTGTTGGTGAATTTGTCAATGAACCACAACCAGAATTCTCCAATGAACTATATCATTTAATTGAAGAAAAATATGGGCAAAAATCTCAAGCCGCAAAATCAGCTTACCGAGAGGATTAA
- a CDS encoding 2-oxoglutarate ferredoxin oxidoreductase subunit gamma (catalyzes the ferredoxin-dependent oxidative decarboxylation 2-oxoglutarate forming succinyl-CoA), producing the protein MRKEIRIAGFGGQGIILAGIVIGKAAALHDNIHAVQTQSYGPEARGGASRTEVVISDEEIDYPKVQSPDIMVAMSHQALMAYLHDLKDGGTLIVDPDMIIEEEVLPFVKEHNINYYRAPVTRTAEKEIGLSIVANIVMIGAITQITKVISVESAEKAIAESVPPGTEAKNLAAFEAGMAIAK; encoded by the coding sequence TTGAGAAAAGAAATAAGAATTGCTGGATTTGGAGGTCAAGGAATAATATTGGCCGGAATAGTTATTGGTAAAGCTGCAGCACTACACGATAATATACATGCCGTTCAAACCCAATCCTACGGGCCTGAAGCTAGGGGTGGTGCCTCCAGAACAGAAGTGGTTATCAGTGATGAGGAAATTGACTATCCTAAAGTACAAAGTCCAGATATTATGGTAGCTATGTCCCATCAAGCATTAATGGCATATTTACATGATTTAAAAGATGGTGGAACCCTCATTGTTGATCCAGATATGATAATTGAAGAAGAAGTTCTTCCTTTTGTTAAAGAACATAATATCAATTATTATAGGGCACCAGTGACTCGAACCGCTGAAAAGGAAATCGGGCTCAGCATAGTGGCCAATATTGTAATGATTGGAGCTATAACTCAAATTACTAAAGTAATTTCAGTAGAATCTGCTGAAAAAGCCATAGCTGAAAGTGTGCCTCCTGGAACTGAGGCTAAGAATCTAGCTGCTTTTGAAGCTGGGATGGCCATTGCAAAATAA
- a CDS encoding ADP-forming succinate--CoA ligase subunit beta, with protein sequence MKLYEYNAKAVFKNEGILVPEGYMAKTSAEAQKIAEDMNRPVAIKSQVLVGGRGKAGGIKFADTPQETFESAEILLSGHIKGEKVKYVLIEEKADIKKEFYISVAVDRAHKKPLIMASAEGGVDIEELAEKNPAKIIKYHVNPQDDFLPYEGREIARKMGVESSLISSVGGIIWKLFQVFKKYDANLAEINPLIVTPAGVIAADAKLDLDDDSIFRHQEMMEMDEYEAEEFAFVKLDGDIAVIGNGAGLTLTGMDMIKLNGGEPATFLDIGGGASADVIKKALDLVIDYSPVKVIFLNVLGGITRADDVARGIIKALEEAERKIPLVIRLTGTNEEEGQRLLTDAGVSFETSMEDAAKKAVALRNSF encoded by the coding sequence ATGAAACTTTATGAATATAATGCCAAAGCTGTGTTTAAAAATGAGGGAATACTTGTACCTGAAGGATATATGGCCAAAACCAGTGCAGAAGCCCAAAAAATCGCTGAAGATATGAACCGGCCAGTGGCCATAAAGTCTCAAGTCCTGGTAGGTGGACGTGGTAAAGCCGGTGGAATAAAATTCGCAGATACCCCACAAGAAACATTTGAATCTGCTGAAATATTATTATCTGGCCACATTAAAGGTGAAAAAGTCAAATATGTTCTTATAGAAGAGAAAGCAGATATTAAAAAGGAATTTTATATTAGTGTTGCTGTAGATCGTGCCCATAAAAAACCACTTATTATGGCCAGTGCTGAAGGCGGAGTGGATATTGAAGAATTGGCTGAAAAAAACCCTGCAAAAATCATTAAATATCATGTGAATCCACAGGATGACTTTTTACCCTATGAAGGGCGAGAAATAGCTCGGAAAATGGGAGTAGAAAGCTCACTAATATCCTCTGTTGGGGGAATCATCTGGAAATTATTTCAAGTATTTAAAAAATATGATGCTAACCTGGCCGAAATTAATCCACTTATTGTTACCCCTGCAGGAGTTATAGCTGCGGATGCTAAACTCGATTTGGATGATGATTCTATTTTCCGTCACCAGGAAATGATGGAGATGGATGAATATGAAGCCGAAGAATTTGCTTTTGTAAAACTTGATGGAGATATTGCCGTGATTGGAAATGGAGCAGGTTTGACACTTACGGGGATGGATATGATAAAATTAAATGGTGGAGAACCAGCTACATTCTTGGATATTGGTGGTGGTGCATCCGCAGATGTTATAAAAAAAGCACTGGATTTAGTAATAGATTATTCTCCAGTAAAAGTTATATTTCTCAATGTGCTAGGTGGAATCACCCGAGCTGATGATGTAGCTCGAGGAATTATAAAAGCTTTAGAAGAAGCTGAGAGGAAAATTCCATTGGTTATTCGACTTACTGGGACAAATGAAGAAGAAGGACAAAGATTACTCACTGATGCTGGAGTATCTTTTGAAACATCCATGGAAGATGCCGCTAAAAAGGCAGTAGCACTTCGAAATTCTTTTTAA
- a CDS encoding DUF1002 domain-containing protein encodes MKKYMAGFLLVLVLIAPIYAVSGFSITLGEATNNNAAYKNSMLSYFQSKTDKNITDATTKVITASEVNSVSKNITGLVYPSSKIFSCAMVDLSYQNGIKVIVDKSKVTVVTPQMYANALQSSGIDRGYVVVSSPVPATGEAALAGVLKSYEIAVGTPIPEEAKKASTEELYLETQLVNQTGQNGDKVAQLFSDVKNQTQSQNLQNPDEIKVIVVNVANQMNINLSNNQTQQIADSVANSQKVRSNLTNFQDKLQGISQQVSNPGFVDQITNFLQEILNYVQGLVSGQ; translated from the coding sequence ATGAAGAAGTATATGGCAGGTTTTCTTTTAGTTTTAGTACTAATTGCTCCCATATATGCTGTTTCTGGTTTTTCAATTACCCTCGGGGAAGCAACCAATAATAATGCAGCATATAAAAATTCAATGTTGAGCTATTTTCAGTCTAAAACTGATAAAAATATAACTGATGCAACTACTAAGGTTATAACTGCTTCAGAAGTTAATAGTGTATCTAAAAATATCACTGGATTGGTTTATCCTTCAAGTAAGATATTTTCATGTGCCATGGTTGATTTAAGCTATCAAAACGGAATTAAGGTCATTGTAGATAAAAGTAAAGTAACTGTAGTAACGCCGCAAATGTATGCTAATGCCCTACAATCTTCAGGAATAGATCGGGGATATGTGGTTGTTTCTTCTCCAGTTCCTGCTACTGGTGAAGCTGCTTTAGCCGGAGTTTTAAAATCTTATGAGATTGCTGTAGGCACTCCTATTCCAGAAGAAGCTAAAAAAGCATCTACTGAGGAGCTATATCTGGAAACTCAACTGGTAAATCAAACTGGTCAAAATGGGGACAAGGTGGCCCAACTTTTTTCTGATGTAAAAAATCAGACTCAAAGTCAGAATTTACAGAATCCTGATGAGATAAAAGTTATTGTGGTAAATGTTGCAAATCAAATGAATATTAATCTTAGCAACAACCAGACTCAACAAATAGCGGATTCTGTGGCTAATTCTCAGAAAGTTCGATCCAATTTGACTAATTTCCAGGATAAACTTCAAGGTATAAGTCAACAAGTTTCTAATCCCGGGTTTGTAGATCAAATAACCAACTTCTTGCAAGAAATATTGAATTATGTGCAGGGATTAGTTTCTGGACAATAA
- a CDS encoding 4-demethylwyosine synthase TYW1, whose amino-acid sequence MILTIEQRQKLEKMGYRFAGENYHAAAKICHWTKKSILDEGVCYKEKFYGIESHRCLQMSPSIPFCQQKCFFCWRDLSSTDIKWEGPYDEPKEIIEDCIQAQKKLLCGFFGNEKANKKKAMESGDPKNAAISLAGEPMLYPEIGELISEFNRRDFTTFLVSNGLTPSKLKELPQDPTQLYISLDAPEKDTYQKLCRPQIEGAWENLNDSLELLSTFDCRKVLRITAVREKNMFDPQGYADLIKKAQPDFVEVKAYMFVGYSRQRMALDNMPMFSEVKDFARDIGNLCGMEVVNESTESRVVLLA is encoded by the coding sequence ATGATATTAACAATTGAACAACGGCAAAAGCTTGAAAAAATGGGTTATCGTTTTGCAGGCGAGAATTACCATGCCGCCGCAAAAATATGTCACTGGACCAAAAAAAGCATTCTTGATGAGGGAGTATGCTATAAAGAAAAATTTTATGGGATTGAAAGCCATAGGTGTCTTCAAATGTCCCCCAGTATTCCTTTTTGCCAACAAAAATGTTTTTTCTGCTGGAGAGATCTTTCCAGCACGGATATTAAATGGGAAGGGCCTTATGATGAACCAAAAGAAATAATTGAAGACTGTATTCAGGCCCAAAAAAAGTTGTTATGTGGTTTTTTTGGGAATGAAAAAGCCAATAAAAAGAAGGCCATGGAATCTGGTGATCCTAAAAATGCAGCTATTTCCCTGGCAGGAGAACCTATGCTTTATCCAGAAATTGGAGAGTTAATTTCTGAATTTAATCGCCGGGACTTCACTACATTCTTGGTCAGCAATGGTCTAACACCATCTAAATTAAAAGAACTTCCCCAGGATCCAACTCAACTTTATATTTCCCTGGATGCTCCGGAAAAGGATACTTATCAAAAACTTTGTCGGCCACAAATCGAGGGGGCCTGGGAAAATCTTAATGATTCTCTGGAATTACTTTCCACTTTTGACTGCCGTAAGGTTCTTAGAATAACCGCGGTTAGGGAAAAAAATATGTTTGATCCGCAAGGATATGCTGATTTAATCAAAAAAGCCCAGCCTGATTTTGTAGAAGTTAAAGCATACATGTTTGTAGGATATTCTCGTCAAAGAATGGCTTTAGATAATATGCCTATGTTTTCAGAAGTAAAAGATTTTGCTAGGGATATTGGGAATTTATGTGGCATGGAAGTAGTAAATGAATCTACTGAAAGCAGAGTTGTTCTTTTAGCTTAG
- the tpiA gene encoding triose-phosphate isomerase, producing MKLISKTPIVILNFKTYLESTGKNALELAKACEKVAKETGVNIAVAPQHIDLYNLSKEVDIPVLAQHIDPITAGGHTGSVLLECAQEAGASGTLINHSEKRMNLADIDEIIKRSSQQEMISVVCTNNIETSTAVASLRPNFVAVEPPELIGSGIPVSQAEPEVVTGTVAAVQKINPSVKVLCGAGISTGDDMKAALDLGSEGVLLASGIILAKSPEKALLDLVSKI from the coding sequence ATGAAGCTAATTTCAAAAACTCCCATTGTAATATTGAATTTCAAAACATACCTGGAATCGACCGGAAAAAACGCTTTAGAATTAGCTAAAGCATGTGAAAAAGTAGCAAAAGAAACAGGAGTAAATATTGCAGTGGCTCCCCAACATATAGATCTTTATAATTTATCAAAAGAAGTTGATATTCCCGTACTAGCACAGCATATTGATCCCATTACTGCTGGCGGCCATACTGGAAGCGTTCTCCTGGAATGTGCCCAAGAAGCCGGAGCATCAGGTACTTTAATAAATCACTCTGAAAAAAGAATGAATCTGGCAGACATTGATGAAATCATTAAAAGATCCTCCCAGCAGGAAATGATTAGTGTAGTGTGTACTAATAATATTGAAACCAGCACAGCAGTAGCTTCACTAAGACCTAATTTCGTAGCTGTTGAACCTCCGGAACTTATTGGATCTGGAATACCCGTTTCACAGGCCGAACCTGAAGTTGTCACCGGAACAGTTGCTGCAGTGCAGAAAATAAACCCTTCAGTGAAGGTTCTTTGTGGTGCGGGTATTTCCACCGGAGATGACATGAAAGCTGCTCTAGATCTAGGATCAGAAGGTGTTTTATTAGCATCAGGAATTATTCTAGCTAAAAGTCCAGAAAAAGCACTTTTAGACTTAGTAAGTAAAATTTAA
- the pgk gene encoding phosphoglycerate kinase translates to MSLKFNTIDDFQFNNKTVLVRVDINSPVDPNTGIILDDTRMKLHAETISELSDKGAKTILLAHQSRPGKKDFTTLEQHAHALSKIIGRPVIYVEDIFGCAAMETIARLKPGDVLLLENVRFYSEEVLKREARLQADTHMVRKLSTIADYFINDAFATAHRSQPSLVGFAFKLPSAAGRLMEKELKILYGALDNVQRPCVYVLGGVKVDDSIRVIENVLENGSADFILTTGLVANIFLLASKVKIGKCNKEFIEKKGYFDFVKVAERLINKFKDKILIPIDVAICKDDKRMDVPVNEIPDLPIYDIGTETIKLYAQKIRQAKTIFANGPAGVFENPEFSIGTDDILNAIASSEGFSIIGGGHLAAAAVQMGFEGEIDHISSGGGASISLLAGEELPVVTVLEEVAVKK, encoded by the coding sequence ATGTCACTCAAATTCAATACCATAGATGATTTTCAGTTTAACAACAAGACAGTTCTAGTCAGAGTAGATATAAATTCCCCGGTGGATCCTAATACCGGAATTATATTAGACGACACACGAATGAAACTTCATGCAGAAACTATAAGTGAACTATCTGATAAAGGAGCTAAAACTATCCTTTTAGCTCATCAAAGTCGTCCAGGCAAAAAGGATTTTACCACCTTAGAACAACACGCCCATGCGTTATCCAAAATAATCGGTCGACCTGTGATTTATGTAGAAGATATATTTGGTTGTGCAGCCATGGAAACAATTGCCCGGCTTAAGCCTGGTGACGTGTTACTCCTTGAAAATGTCCGTTTTTACTCAGAAGAAGTTTTGAAAAGAGAAGCTCGTCTGCAAGCTGACACCCATATGGTGAGAAAACTTTCTACCATTGCCGATTACTTTATTAATGATGCTTTTGCAACTGCTCATCGATCGCAGCCTTCATTAGTTGGTTTTGCCTTTAAATTACCATCCGCGGCAGGAAGATTGATGGAAAAAGAGCTTAAAATTCTTTATGGTGCATTAGATAATGTTCAGCGCCCTTGCGTGTATGTATTAGGTGGGGTGAAAGTTGATGATTCTATTAGGGTAATAGAAAATGTGCTGGAAAATGGAAGTGCTGATTTTATTCTCACCACGGGATTAGTGGCCAATATATTCCTTCTAGCATCTAAAGTAAAAATTGGTAAATGTAATAAAGAATTTATTGAGAAAAAAGGATATTTTGATTTTGTAAAGGTTGCTGAGAGGCTAATAAATAAATTTAAGGATAAAATCTTAATACCTATCGATGTAGCTATTTGTAAAGATGATAAACGGATGGATGTTCCAGTTAATGAGATTCCGGATCTTCCAATATATGACATTGGGACAGAAACTATCAAATTATATGCTCAAAAAATACGTCAGGCCAAAACCATATTTGCCAATGGCCCGGCAGGAGTTTTTGAAAATCCAGAATTCAGTATTGGGACCGACGACATACTCAATGCCATAGCTTCTTCAGAAGGATTTTCTATTATTGGAGGAGGTCATCTTGCAGCAGCTGCAGTTCAAATGGGATTTGAAGGTGAAATTGACCACATCAGTAGTGGTGGTGGGGCCAGTATAAGTCTCCTAGCAGGTGAAGAACTTCCAGTAGTAACAGTTTTAGAAGAAGTAGCCGTTAAAAAATAA
- a CDS encoding DNA-directed RNA polymerase subunit H, with the protein MVKKDILKHELVPDHVILSESEVSKVLKKIEAHPEQLPKIKTDDPVVKSIGAKEGDILEITRKSATAGKFVTYRRVHD; encoded by the coding sequence ATTGTGAAGAAAGATATCTTAAAGCACGAACTAGTTCCCGATCATGTTATTTTGTCTGAATCTGAAGTTTCTAAAGTACTTAAAAAAATTGAAGCACATCCTGAACAGCTCCCTAAAATAAAAACTGATGACCCTGTGGTCAAATCTATTGGAGCCAAAGAAGGAGACATACTTGAAATAACTCGTAAAAGCGCCACAGCAGGAAAATTTGTTACTTATAGGCGGGTGCATGATTAA